The uncultured Desulfobulbus sp. genome window below encodes:
- the pilO gene encoding type 4a pilus biogenesis protein PilO, which translates to MVAGVKKSKFDTFIDDKYIPFDKRNKLIILALVFILPVLLCYFLIYSPNMKESKNLEKKIQDTSLELKRVRRVARELPVHQEELKKTKEAFELTTVLLPKSQEIPDLLRNISDLGKHSGLDFLSFVPGGEVPKDFYAEIPIDIKIRGPYHNLGLFLDRVSKLERIVTVNNIRTENVALDGNEILLTSSCRLLTYRFTNQQLAPPKNNKKNKKRR; encoded by the coding sequence ATGGTTGCAGGAGTGAAGAAGTCAAAATTTGATACCTTTATTGATGATAAATATATTCCGTTTGACAAAAGGAATAAGCTTATCATTCTCGCCTTAGTCTTTATTCTTCCTGTATTATTGTGTTACTTTCTAATCTATAGCCCCAATATGAAAGAAAGTAAAAACTTGGAAAAGAAAATTCAGGATACCTCTCTAGAGCTTAAAAGGGTACGAAGGGTAGCTCGCGAGCTCCCCGTGCACCAGGAAGAGCTTAAAAAAACAAAAGAGGCGTTTGAGCTGACAACGGTCTTGCTCCCGAAGAGCCAAGAAATTCCAGATCTTCTAAGGAACATATCCGATCTTGGGAAGCATTCCGGGCTGGATTTTCTTTCCTTTGTTCCTGGAGGGGAGGTTCCTAAAGACTTTTATGCCGAGATTCCAATTGATATCAAAATTCGAGGACCTTACCATAATCTTGGATTATTTCTGGATAGGGTAAGCAAGCTGGAGCGCATTGTTACAGTCAACAATATTAGGACGGAAAATGTTGCCCTTGACGGGAATGAGATTCTTCTGACTTCCTCCTGCCGTCTTCTGACCTATCGATTTACAAACCAGCAGCTCGCGCCACCTAAAAATAATAAGAAAAATAAGAAAAGAAGATAA
- a CDS encoding pilus assembly protein PilP, producing MNKYLLVLAWGSLCLAGSSMAAELTDTERLIEAGILERSDTYSYEIEGRADPFKPFISKQAVAVGPDPNEIIDDNTGLSGMQLFEPGQLNLVGVMLSPQGELAFVEDQARKGYVIKVGTLIGKRGIVTEITPDAVLVEETARTRSGKEITSTVAMRLNKEGDR from the coding sequence ATGAATAAATATCTCCTTGTTCTCGCCTGGGGAAGCCTCTGTTTGGCAGGATCAAGCATGGCGGCTGAACTCACGGACACTGAGCGTCTTATAGAAGCTGGCATTCTTGAACGCTCGGACACTTATTCGTATGAGATTGAAGGACGTGCGGATCCATTCAAACCGTTTATAAGCAAGCAGGCGGTGGCTGTTGGTCCTGATCCAAATGAAATTATAGATGATAACACTGGATTATCAGGTATGCAGCTTTTTGAACCCGGGCAGCTAAATCTTGTCGGGGTGATGCTCTCCCCCCAGGGAGAGTTGGCTTTTGTGGAGGATCAGGCAAGAAAAGGGTACGTCATCAAGGTGGGTACTCTTATTGGTAAACGTGGAATTGTTACAGAGATTACACCCGATGCGGTTCTCGTTGAGGAAACTGCTCGAACCAGATCGGGTAAGGAAATTACGTCAACTGTGGCCATGAGATTGAATAAAGAGGGGGACAGGTAA
- a CDS encoding secretin and TonB N-terminal domain-containing protein has product MLHPFSKTVTKTLRGVLGALLLLVACLITPHAAQTAEDLHKILSLQSKVTGNETEIRLQGDSPFVSSVYELPKPVRVVVDVANAVLAENFILPGDTPFRVATTKVAGTNPVITRFEIYVPELVSFASRQEGKDTILTIESKDSPQAAQQADFGVVELPKTTFTGLSVETGKGETRIHLDFDGQVLRYQKDITPKNPLQNPQLILDIDQVQVDDKLLASKMVNTSVEKIVTVKRGSGLRVNLVSSSNTLFPYTITKTEKGIEVVVKEAEGKDQVSTIIGQHRNIESQLPTINPLEAKLSPQAREQQMQDAFNFSGYNKERISVEFQKMDLHNVFNFLRQVSGINIVVDESVNGSLTLVLDDVPWDFALDIILNLKGLEKEERFNTLVIYPKGKGFKWPEQAENNLSFEADSAVIEKEALVIQQQERQSEEVVEAKQIIARGLKAEKRKDFETAVGIYEQALEKWRKNVELANKISAIYLVQLQQNAKAMYFSQQALKIDPKNEIALLHAGIACANMLDTSKADQYFARSVQAKKPMRESLLNYAAFKEEHNAYTPALSLLERHDLLYGKSLDSMIAAARISDKMGNTRKANKLYQGILTSGFRLPPDLAKYIQGRVAQQAN; this is encoded by the coding sequence ATGCTTCATCCTTTTTCCAAGACTGTTACAAAGACATTGCGAGGAGTGCTCGGCGCTCTTTTGCTCCTTGTCGCCTGTTTGATTACACCTCATGCAGCGCAAACCGCAGAAGACCTGCATAAGATTCTGTCCTTACAGTCCAAGGTGACCGGAAATGAAACCGAAATTCGGCTGCAAGGTGATAGCCCATTTGTTTCGTCTGTGTACGAGTTGCCTAAACCGGTTCGAGTGGTTGTCGACGTTGCCAACGCAGTTCTGGCAGAGAACTTCATTCTTCCTGGAGATACCCCCTTTCGAGTAGCCACGACTAAGGTGGCTGGAACCAATCCTGTCATTACCCGTTTTGAGATTTATGTTCCAGAATTGGTCTCTTTTGCCTCCCGGCAAGAGGGGAAAGATACGATTCTCACGATAGAGAGCAAAGACTCTCCCCAGGCTGCACAGCAGGCAGACTTTGGTGTTGTTGAGTTGCCAAAGACCACCTTTACAGGTTTGAGTGTTGAGACGGGGAAAGGTGAAACCCGAATTCATCTCGATTTTGATGGGCAGGTTCTTCGTTATCAAAAAGACATCACGCCAAAAAATCCACTGCAGAACCCACAGCTTATTCTTGATATCGATCAGGTTCAGGTCGATGACAAGCTGCTCGCTTCCAAAATGGTTAATACCTCTGTCGAAAAAATAGTTACTGTTAAGCGGGGCTCTGGTCTGCGGGTTAATTTGGTTTCATCTTCGAATACCCTGTTTCCCTACACTATAACCAAGACAGAAAAGGGAATTGAGGTTGTGGTTAAGGAAGCTGAGGGGAAAGACCAGGTATCCACTATTATCGGTCAACATCGCAATATAGAGAGTCAACTTCCAACGATCAATCCCCTTGAGGCAAAACTTTCGCCCCAGGCACGCGAGCAGCAGATGCAAGATGCCTTTAATTTTTCGGGATATAACAAAGAACGAATTTCTGTTGAGTTTCAAAAGATGGATCTGCACAATGTCTTTAATTTTTTGAGGCAGGTCAGTGGCATCAATATTGTGGTCGATGAATCTGTCAATGGGTCTCTGACCCTCGTGCTTGATGATGTCCCATGGGATTTTGCTTTGGATATTATCCTGAACTTGAAGGGGTTGGAAAAAGAAGAACGGTTTAACACTTTAGTTATTTACCCGAAAGGTAAGGGGTTTAAATGGCCGGAACAGGCAGAGAATAATCTGAGTTTTGAAGCGGATTCTGCTGTGATCGAAAAAGAGGCGCTTGTTATTCAACAGCAAGAGCGACAGTCAGAAGAGGTTGTAGAGGCAAAACAGATCATTGCCCGAGGCTTGAAGGCTGAAAAACGCAAGGATTTTGAAACTGCAGTTGGTATCTATGAGCAAGCTCTTGAAAAATGGCGGAAAAATGTGGAGTTAGCTAATAAGATTTCAGCGATTTACCTTGTTCAACTGCAACAAAATGCTAAAGCTATGTATTTTTCCCAACAGGCACTCAAAATTGATCCTAAGAATGAAATCGCTTTGTTGCACGCTGGTATTGCCTGCGCCAATATGCTTGATACTTCAAAGGCTGATCAATACTTTGCACGCAGTGTTCAGGCAAAGAAACCCATGCGCGAATCTTTACTCAATTATGCAGCTTTTAAAGAAGAGCACAACGCATACACTCCAGCGCTCTCTTTGCTGGAGCGTCATGACCTGCTCTACGGGAAAAGTCTCGACTCTATGATCGCAGCAGCAAGGATAAGTGATAAGATGGGAAACACCCGTAAGGCAAACAAGCTCTATCAGGGGATCTTGACCTCGGGTTTTCGCCTGCCACCGGACCTAGCCAAATACATTCAAGGACGAGTTGCACAGCAAGCAAATTAA
- the mshL gene encoding pilus (MSHA type) biogenesis protein MshL, with the protein MRMNKFFGVICLALAVPALVSCSGQKVGDESVDSTDTSAKASLAAAPPVRPAQLPVRFQSPSYIAALDTSSSSLLGEEGEEYQIRVGATIRSTGGNQPLWQVMKRLANLKGMTVSWASDVVNNVNVDVDIAADDKFFDAIGNLLRQVDYFYEVKGKNIIVRNKATKVYQIGIPAMSGGYSTNVGGNFLANKDAASGAEGTVKITSPENNFNVWESIELNLKKILEIAKEEQQEVAAAVSAANDATQNNAGIDNKKTQTVKTKEVKTTTANYSKGGGYFVIDKNVGLITVTAKPSLLKTVDDYIENLRNSMYQQVNIEAKIIEVYLQDNSRIGLNWDDLLGGSTALGTTFSFGNNGQVYPHTNDPGTYASTFVSRITMGDLGFDVFLNALKQQGDTHVLANPKITVLNGQPALISVGKDVAYIKSVTREKDGDTGDVTYTAETGNVVQGIALGVMASVLDDQRVILHLTPITTDLENLDSDGDIPLTTIGSGDTAMSLGLPKVKVREMSTMVEVQNGEMLIIGGLIDSTEGQTGSFAPGVGDIPVLKYLFGYEEKTVQKRELVILLTPRII; encoded by the coding sequence ATGAGAATGAATAAGTTTTTTGGAGTCATCTGTCTCGCCCTGGCGGTGCCTGCTCTCGTTTCTTGTAGCGGCCAAAAGGTTGGAGACGAAAGCGTAGATTCCACCGATACATCGGCCAAAGCATCGCTGGCAGCAGCTCCACCGGTACGACCTGCGCAGTTACCGGTACGTTTTCAATCGCCGAGCTATATTGCAGCCTTGGATACTTCAAGTTCCTCTCTCTTGGGAGAAGAGGGAGAGGAATACCAGATTAGGGTAGGTGCGACTATTCGGTCGACAGGGGGGAATCAACCTCTTTGGCAGGTCATGAAGCGTCTGGCCAATTTGAAAGGCATGACGGTCAGTTGGGCAAGTGATGTTGTAAACAATGTCAACGTTGATGTTGATATTGCCGCTGATGACAAATTTTTTGATGCCATTGGTAACTTACTTCGACAAGTTGATTACTTCTATGAGGTAAAAGGGAAGAATATCATAGTTCGAAATAAGGCAACTAAAGTGTACCAGATAGGCATACCTGCTATGAGTGGAGGTTACTCTACCAATGTGGGGGGGAATTTTCTGGCCAATAAAGATGCAGCATCTGGTGCTGAGGGGACTGTAAAAATTACAAGCCCTGAAAATAATTTCAATGTTTGGGAAAGTATTGAGCTTAACCTTAAGAAAATTTTAGAAATAGCCAAAGAAGAGCAGCAGGAAGTTGCAGCGGCTGTCTCAGCTGCTAATGACGCAACTCAAAATAATGCTGGCATTGATAATAAGAAAACTCAAACAGTAAAAACAAAAGAAGTCAAGACGACAACTGCTAACTATTCAAAAGGTGGCGGTTACTTCGTCATTGATAAAAATGTTGGCTTGATCACTGTAACAGCCAAACCCAGCTTGCTGAAAACCGTTGATGATTACATTGAGAACCTGCGTAATTCCATGTATCAGCAGGTAAATATCGAAGCGAAAATCATTGAAGTCTATCTGCAGGACAACTCTCGGATCGGGCTTAACTGGGATGATCTCCTAGGGGGAAGTACCGCGCTAGGCACCACATTTTCTTTTGGCAATAATGGCCAGGTGTACCCGCATACGAACGATCCCGGAACCTATGCCTCGACCTTTGTCAGTCGTATCACCATGGGCGATTTGGGCTTTGATGTCTTTCTCAATGCGCTCAAACAACAGGGCGATACCCATGTGTTGGCAAATCCCAAAATTACAGTGCTGAATGGTCAACCGGCCCTTATCAGCGTGGGCAAGGATGTGGCGTACATCAAATCTGTGACTCGGGAAAAAGACGGAGACACAGGTGATGTTACCTATACCGCGGAAACCGGTAATGTGGTCCAGGGGATTGCTCTGGGAGTCATGGCCTCTGTACTTGATGATCAACGCGTTATTTTACATCTCACCCCTATTACCACGGATCTTGAAAATCTGGATAGTGACGGCGATATCCCCCTGACTACAATTGGATCGGGAGATACAGCCATGTCTCTTGGACTTCCCAAAGTTAAAGTTCGCGAGATGTCAACCATGGTCGAAGTCCAGAATGGTGAGATGTTAATTATTGGTGGCTTGATTGACAGTACAGAAGGGCAGACGGGAAGTTTTGCCCCGGGCGTTGGCGATATTCCAGTTTTGAAGTATCTCTTTGGGTATGAGGAGAAAACTGTACAGAAACGTGAGCTGGTTATCCTGCTTACCCCAAGAATTATTTGA